AAACTAAGTCCTAACTACGGCCGGTTTCGACCTCTTCTCTGGGAGCAACTtctccttcaggcccctcatcggatccgcctcgactgccttcttcatcatcgtcttcGTCATCGAAGGAGGCAAGCTACCTGGCttcagcttcaagtaccttggctcgggctatctccccggagaggtcaaaacctcgagtatGGATTTCCTCGAAGGTTTCCCTCTGGGATTGACACTTCGCTGAGTCAATGATCTATCACTCTCGGTCAGAAACCTCCCTTAACTGCATTTGAGCAGCCTTAGCATCGGCCCGGTACAtggcaatggacttgtccgccatgacctTTGTCTTATCgatctccgccttggcctcagcaagcccagtttcaagctcctcgatcctcttggcttgGGCCGAACATTTCTCTTTGATGCCCCGAAGTTGAACCTTGGGCGATGATAGTTTGGCCAAGGTAGTttctttttccgcagccaggcggtccatattctccttccaccAATCACAATCGGCCTTGACCTGATCGACTTCTCCCCGAAGCAACTCGATCATTTCGACCTTCTGCTACAACTGAGATAGTGAAGTATTAGCCTCCACAGTTGGGTCGAGTCCATATCAAAAGGATGGTTACCTGCTTATCTAGCTCGGCCTCTTCCTcacgagccttggccaaatccgcttgaaggtCCTTTATAGTTTCGTCCTTTTGGCCACAAAGAAGCTTCAGAGCGTTCCTCTCCTCTGAgaccttttggagctcggtttcacACTGGCTAAGGTCAGCTCGAAACTTGGCGAAGGCCTATACaaaaaaaggaaaacacaagtcagatttagagaaaaaagagtgaagaaaagaagtgcagtaattgattcttacccgagataaagagacgttgggcctcttctaaaagAATAGAAGCGTCACTGATATCAGAGGCATCATCGAATCCAGTAAAGAAATCCCGAaaaggatcccctacactagagccgtCGCCTATATCAggggtcttcaactctcgagcctcccttagtgcctcctcagaaaaagtcaAAAGAGAAGGCAAGTGACCTGCTGTCATGGTCCTGAGCAAGTCGCTCGGGACGCTTTGATCGATCTTTAGAACTAGCCCCGCCTGGTGTAGTTGCAGATGGCCGAGAAATTATCTTGACCTCTGATGATTCGGGATTCTCACCCGATTTCTTTTTGGAAGCCTCCTCGTCACGAGGCTTGATTTTAGCAGCCGCCATTAGCTAAGAAGGTTTGGTGACCTCGACGGCTTTCCTAGGTTGGACCGTCAGTGCCGAGGCATTTtccttttcttcctcttcttcgtctCTCTGtttttggaccgagtccatcgtgAGAGCGATTACTTTCCTCCTCGCCCTTcgaggtttgggcttggggtcctcggaCTGCGAGGTACTCTTCCGCTTCTTGTCTTTCCCCAGCTTCGGAAACGGGGACTTGGTTTCTTCCTCGCCACTCGAGGGactcaaaatggcatccttggGCAAGCTTGCATGAAAGaaaattagtgatgaatgaagtaCAAAAAGTGTTTCAGAACACGAAAAAGGAGATCCTTaccgtggttcttggcctcccatctgccccttgccaaatcacgccatgcgcgttcggcataagtggaagttgaggctaacttccgaacccaatcttcGAGGTCAGGCATGGCTTGAGGCATCCAAGGAATAGCTACATGTCGAAAGGGGATATTAGGCGAAGTCGAAGAAGGTATGAAGAACAAAGTTTAAAAGATCACTTACGGTCAAAGTTCCACtcctcagggaacgacatcttctcctccAGGATAATGTCGCGGGTCCTCACCCGTATAAAATagctcatccaaccccgatccttgtcatCGTCGATGCTCGAAAACAAGGCCTCCGTTGCCCGGAgttggagcctgattagtcctcgatagATTCGAGGCCGGTACAACCGCATGAGGTGATTTAAAGTAAACTCCAGCCCCTCGGCCTTGCTAAAAAAGAAGCGCAACATgattactatacgccatagagaagggtggatttggccgaAGGTGACTTGGTATCTTTTACAGAGATCAATAATCATTGGGTCgaggggacccaatgtgaaggggtaagtgtaaacacttaggaaccCCTCCACATAAGCGGTGATGCTATCTTCGAGAGCAGGAATTTGCACCACGatctcgggaccccagttgcagtccctcTTCATGGCCTCGAGGTGGCTCTtcgttatcgagcacatgtacatcgacacatgcttgCATCGGCCCGAGATCGATGAAGGGCTTTCAACCTTAAAGTCGGATTTTAGAGTGCACGGGCCGGGAACGTACTCATGGGGAAGCGGCTCCATCGGCGCCTTATCGCCGGACGGCCGGGAAGATGAGtcaagaagctttctccttctgcggtACGGTCTTTGAGGTTTTTTCTATTGGTATAAGTAAAGAAGGGCGAATGAAGATGAAAAATAGATGGTTTCTGTGTTAACGAAGGTGGCTCTACAGACGACGAAAAGGAGGAGACGAAAAGAGTGAGAAGACTTAGAGGTTTGATTAGAgcaaaagtaaagtttgattcaatgaaggAGCGGGCATTTATAGGCTCACGGCGACGGTTCAGTGGCGCTAGTGGCCGACCGCTAACTAACAGGCTATAATAATTTGGGGAACTGAACCGTCGGGATGTTTCGGTCACATCCGTCACTTACGTCATGAGGACGACGTCATGATCGAGGTTTCAGAAAATCGAGGCTCAAAccgtttcttatcattttattccaagaaacgcggggactatctgtatactgtcgaaatcgggcatgtccgatttcataggcacgaggagctgcctctagagtaagctcgtaatagaCCAGGCTAGATCTCAATGACAGAGAatggagcatgaagatcgaagtgctcgctgaagatcgagaccgagtataataacggaatggcgagatattagcaaccgaccgaagatctcggcgaaaatcccggaacaaatcgaatcaagcggttattgacaccaatcatgggatttgttttctttattagaattgtaccttatttagaattcctctactatataaaaagGGACCCCATTCATTTATAAGGAGGATTTtgactgataagaatatacacaaaTGCTGCTCTCTATTTCATTTACTATCCATTACGgttcatcattgtttattttctgttctttactgttcttgttgcccaacctcgagaccatctcgaatcgaggtcgaaagcactgctagaacactggtttgatttattttactattcagattatctattcaattccttgtttatcaattgatattggattaaatcatgtatccttaaaatcactaaataagtttaattgttactcgaattttagggtaaacagatAGATTTGTGCAAATATAGTTCATTCTTTGGTTCATGATTGAGTTTAATGCAAAATCAGGTGTAAGAGATTTTACGACATGTCATTTCCTTTTTATAGAATATAAGAGTAACCAGAGATAAATGCAAGTTTAGATCAATCATCTTCACACATATTGAGCTAGTCACAAAATTTGTTTTTAAATAAACTATGCACTATGCTAAATTGATTTACAGTTAGAAGCTTTCCTAGGTGTGTGGCTCAATAGGTTTAAGgcccataattaatatttaattaatgatcAAATTTTATTCGTCTGATCGGTTACTTGATGGACGTACCAGATTAAGTGAGAACCTCTATAAATTGGTCCTCTCCCCACCCATTAGGGTTACCGTATTTTATTTTCTCTCTTCCATTACTAAAGTCAGCGGTAACGAAAGCTAGGGTAAGGGGCGAGAAACCAATTCCAATCAAAGCTTCCGCTTCGTGATAATGGCTTATGATTCGGGTATGTTTTCTATAAGGATTATATGTAAGATTGTTATGTTCAAGATCCTAGTATGAATTTAAAGTTTACGCTTACATGTGGTATCACGAGCCTGGATTGTTTGAACTAATAATCTTCATTATGAAATAGATTCAGATTAAATATTAAAGTTCGAAGCATGGCAATAACAGAACTAATTGTTtaacccattgatttatcaagTTTTGCGTTGAATTTTGTGTAATCTTAAGCATTGCCGCTTTGGGCTTAAAGATCTGACCGATTAATGTTCTTTCACTGATTCTTTTTAATTTAACGTGTGTATTGAATTTGGTATTTTTTACTAATTTCATAAAGTAGGATTGTATGAAAAAACCTAAGCTTTAAAAAGCGACACCGATGATGAATGAACGAAGTCATGGTTATAGGATTCTGTAATGTTTAAAGAATTAGGTTATTAAATATCTCTCACCTAATTATGATTTTATTAGAAAGAATGATAATTTAGTTTGTGTCTTGCCCTACTATGTATTTACTGTGGAGATATTTAGTTTAAGTTTTCGTCCATTATGTTATGGACTATAATGTTATGCTTCTTTGTTATTTGACCATTAAAGTAATGAGGTTTCTTTGCTTAAAATCCCTGGAATGTACAAACTTTAACAGTTGCACATAAATCCCACGTAATGTATAACTGTGATATGGTTCTTATATTAGTATTATGCAATAACTAATGTATTCGTTTAAAGTTACGTAGTTTGTTAATCACTAGAGTTATCAAACTAGAATGTTtaaaatatatacatacataatatttatattttatgcATGTACTAATGTTCATATAGTTTGTTAGTCACCAAAGTGATCAAACTAGATTGCTTAAAGTATTCACATGCATAAAATCTTGTGATATTTATTTTATCTATGCGTTTATATTTATATTGTTTGTTAGTCGCCAAAGTGGccaaattattatatttatgaaaaatatacatACATAAAAAATTATAGTTTATCCCTAAAGCTAATGAAATGcctattattaaaaataaatggaTAAATTAATTTTTACTATTGCTAGAACTTAAGGATTTACCCAAAGGTGGATCAATCATTCTATGAATAGTGAATATAATGAGGTAAATTTATATTCTTAGTCAAATATATATTGTCTGTCCAAAGATGTCATATATatttggttaaaaatatttaattgccTATTAATGACTAAATGATATTTAAATTATGATAATGTGTCGTAGTATTTACCCAAAGGAGAATTACGATATGCTTTAACTGTTTTGTTGAATCCATATTGATTTGTGAGCATGTATTGTCTATTTTATAGCTATTCCTCTTCATTCGCATGCTTCGTCTGTTACTGTGTTCAATGGATTGAACTTCTCTGAATGACATGAACAAGTCCAGTTCCACTTAGGTATAATGGATCTTGACTTGGCTCTACTGAATGATAAGCCCACTGCAATTACTGATACGAGCAGTGCGGATGAGAAGTCTTTCCATAAAGCATGGGAACGCTCTAACAGGATGAACCTTATGTTTATGCAAATGAGTATTGCCAACAATATTAAGAGTACTATTCCACAAACAAAAAGTGCCGGGGAATACATGAAGTTTGTTGAAGAACGTTTTCGTTCTGCAGATAAGTCTCTCGCTGGTACACTAATGGGTCGCATAGTATGGGTCGCATAGTATGCAAAATCATATCATCGAGATGACTAATATTGCAGCAAGACTTCAGCCCTTGGGGATGAAAGTTGATGACTCCTTCTTGGTTCAGTTTATTCTGAACTCGTTTCCTCCTGAGTATGGACCATTTCAAATTAACTATAACACTATTAAGGATAAGTGGAATGTTAGTGAATTGTCTAGTATGCTTACTCAGGAGGAGTCAAGACTTAAAAAACAAGGGAGTCATTCAATTAACTCCATGGGTCAAGGAGCTGGTAAAGGACTTAAAGTGAAGGCCAACAAGTTCAAGAAGAAGAAAGCACCTGCTAAAGCTCCAAATGATGCTAAGAAGGAACATAAGGAAGATACGTGTCGTTTGTGTAACAAGGAAGGACACTATCAGAAAGATTGCCTGAAACGTAAAGCTTGGTTCGAAAAGAAAGTTAGTGCTTTTGTATGTTTCGAATCACATTTAGTAGAAATTCCTAATAATACTTGGTGGCCTGATTCTGGTGCAATTGCTCATGTATCTACTACGTTGCAGGGATTCCTTACGATCCAAATTACAAATCCAAATAAGGATTTCTTGTTCATGGGAAATCGTATGAAGGCTCCAATTGAAGGCATAGGAACTTATCGTTTGATGATGAAAACTGGACGTCACCTTGATCTATTACAGACTCTTTATGTACCTGCAGTTTTTAGgaatttgatttctctttcaaGACTTAATATTTCTGGATTTGATTTAAAGTTTGGAAATGGATGTTTCAATTTATATAAGAATGCTATTTTTTATGGTTCTGATTTTCTTAGTGATGGTTTATATAAATTGAAACTCGATATTGATTTTCTGAATCCCTTCTTACTGTTCAACATATTGTTGGAATTAAACGTAGTTCACTAGATGAAAGTTTTTCTTACTTGTGGCATAGACGATTGGGTCATATATCCAAAGAAAGGTTAGAAAGATTAGTAAAGAATGAGATTCTTTTCTGAATCTAAATTTTACTGATCTTAATATATATTTGGATTGCATTAAGGGAAAGCAAATCAAGCATAGTAAGAAAGGTGCCACAAGAAGCACCCAGCTTCTTGAAATTATACACATCGATATTTGTGGACCCTTTGATGTTCCATCTTTtagtgaaaaaaatattttatcacttttatcgATGATTTTTCACGTTATGGATACATCTATTTGCTGAAAGAAAAATCTCAAACAACAGATGCTCTCAAGGTGTTTGTTAATGAGGTTGAAAGACAATTAGATAAAAAGGTGAAAATCATTAGGTCAGATAGAGGTGGTgaatattatgaaaaatataatgAATCAGGACAATGTCCAGGTCCATTTGCAAAGTTCCTCGAGGAACATGGCATATGTGCACAATATACTATGCCAGGaatacctcaacaaaatggtattgCAGAAAGGCTTAATCGAACACTTATGGATATGGTTAGGAGCATGATGAGTAATTTCTCATTACCCAAATCATTGTGGATGTATGCTCTTAAAATCACTGTATATTTATTAAACAGGGTTCCTAGGAAGGCAGTTCCAAAGACCCCTTTTGAACCGTGGACAGGAAGGAAACCTAGTTTAAGGCACCTGCATGTTTGGGGTTGCCCAGCGAAAGCTAGAGTTTATAATCCACAAAAACAGAAATTAGATTTTCGAACAGTAAGTAGTTACTTTATTGATTACCCAGAAAAATCTAAAGGGTATGTGTTTTACTGTCCAAATCATAGTTCGAGAATTATTGAAACTGGTAATGCAAGATTCATTGAGAATGATGAAGTTAGTGGGAGCGTTGAAAAACAAAGTTTGGATGAAACACTTCATGAAGAAACTAACTCAAAAAATATCTGACACAAATGAACCACAAGAAATGCCATTAAAAAAATCTCAAAGAGATAGAAAATCGGCTATTTCGGATGATTACGTAGTATATTTGCAAGAGTCAGATTTTGACATTGGTCTTAATAAGGATCCAGTTTCATTTTCACAAGTCATAGAAAGTAATGAGTCTAACAAATGGATTGATACCATGATGGAAGAGTTAAAATCCATGGAATACAATAAAGTCTGGGATCTCATTGAATTGCTAGAAAGTTCTAAAAGAATCGGGTGTAGATGGGTCATTAAGACCAAACGCGATTCAAATGGAAATATTGGACGATATAAAGCCAGACTCGTTGCCAAGGGTTATACTCAAAAAGGAGGTATTGATTATAAAGAGACCTTTTCAccggtctcaaagaaagactCGTTAAGAATTATTATGGCTTTGATGGCTCATTATAATTTAGAGTTACACCAAATAGAtgtgaaaactgcatttcttaATGGAGATCtcgaggaagaagtttatatggaccaACCAGAGGGTTTTGAAACTAAAGCAAAAGGTCAAATGGTGTGTAAACTGAAAAAATCAATATATGAACTTAAACAAGCCTCACGACAATGGTATATAAAGTTTAATGATACCATAACATCTTTTAGATTTGTAAAGAATACCGTTATCAGTGTATATACCAAAAGATCAGTGGGAGcaagtttatatttttagtccTATATGTTGACGATATTCTACTTGCTGCTAATGATTTACGCATATTGCATGAGACAAAAGATTTTCTATGTGATAGAAATAAAAATATTCCGTTATAGATCACAAGGATTATTGGGATTGTCTCAGAAAGGCTATATCGAAAGAGTTCTAGAGAAATTTAACATGAACAACTGTTCAGCAGTAATTGTTCCAATTCAAAAAGGGGACAAATTTAGTCTCATGCATTGCCCTAAGAATGATGTAGAACTAAAAGAAATGAAACCAATTCCTTACTCTTCTATTATTGGTAGTCTGATGTATGCTCAGACTTGCACAAGACCGGATATTAGTTTTGCGGTCGGAATGCTAGGAAAATTTCAAAGTAACCCAGGAATTGATCACTGGAAAGCTGCAAAAAAGGTTTTGAGGTACCTGAAAGGAACGAAGGACTTCATGCTCATGTTTAGGAGATCCAAGCATCTGGAAGTTTTTGGATACTCGGATTTAGATTTCGCTGGATGTATTGACACTAGAAAGTCCACGTTTGGTTATTTGTTCCAATTAGCTGAAGGAGAAATATCATGGAAGAGTGCCAAACAGTCTGTCATTGCTACATCCACGATGGAGGCAGAATTTGTGGCATGTTTTGAAGCCACAATTCATGCATTATGGCTACGAAACTTCATTTCAGGACTTGGGGTTGTCGACACCATTATCATGCCGCTGAAAATTTACTGTGATAATTCTGCAACAGTATTCTTCTACACGAACGATAAGTACTCCAAAGGTGCCAAACATATGGAATTAAAGTACTTTACCGTCAAGGAGGAAGTTCATAAACATAGAGTGTCACTTGAGCATATTAGAACTGATCTCATGATTGCAGGTCCATTAACGAAAGGTTTACAACCAAAGATATTTCAAGAACATGAACATAGAATGGGTCTTAgctgtatttatgatattttgaCACTCTAAGCTCATTTATATGTTTCTGATATACATTAATGATTTTCTATTTCTCATAATGGTGTACACATTATTGTTTTGAGATACTTCAGGATAAGTCTCAACGAGACATTATTGTGGACCATAATATTTTATAGCTTATAAACCTAGTACGATGAGTTGCTAATGTTGTAGTATATGGAAGGGAGTATGTAGACAAATTATATATAACCGCCATAACTCACATTTAGTAGTTTATCGTATTATGGTATTTTTGATGGACATTATAGAAGAGATTTGTTTATGCGCAACTAAtgtttatattattaaatattaatattatgtGATTATTGGGCCAAGTTCCTACGTGTGTGGCCCAATAGGTTTAAGgcccataattaatatttaattaatgatcAAATCTCATCCGTCCGATCGGTTACTTGATGGACGTACCAGATTAAGTGAGAACCTCTATAAATTGTTCCTCTCCCCACCCATTAGGGTTACCGTATTTTATTTTCTCTCTTCCATCACTAAAGTCGGCGGTAACGAAAGCTAGGGTAAGGGGCGAGAAACCAATTCCAATCAACGCTTCCGCTTCGTGATAATGGCTTATGATTCAGGTATGTTTTCTATAATGATTATATGTAAGATTGTTATGTTCAAGATCCTAGTATGAATTTAAAGTTTACGCTTACACGTCATAGAATTTGTTTTTAAATAGACTATGCTCTATGCTAAATTGATTTACAGTTAGAAGCTCAACAACCTACAATATTTGCAAAGTGAAAAGAAGTTTACTTGGATAGACCAGTGTCAGAGTTTCTAAAATACTATTTGGAGTTCTTCTACTGACGGTGTATATAACTTGATTTGTCCAATTTGGTCGcttcccattttcaaccatttagAAGAATACTCCTACAAATTCTTCCTAATAATGTTAGGCTGTGTAGTCGAAGTCGAATTGTTTAGTGCTCTAAGGACAAAGTCTCAGCAATCCTAAAGAAGAGGTTCATTTTGAACTAAAAATCCAACTAGCATTTGCCTTTGAACCAAGACAAAAATTGAGCTTACTCAGTATTCAGTAAGAGATCTCTTGTCTTTTATATATTTGGTCTTTCTTTTACCTCTTCCATGTTATGGGACAATGTAAAAGTAGCTAAAGGTGAATGCTGAGAGAGTGTTGGGCTcatattaaagaaaaacaaaaaagaaaatgggaggtgcctaactttgttaaagaaaatgggaggtgcctaattttgttgacaactttgttgaagaaaatgggaggtgcctaactttaTTGACAACTTTATTGAAGAAAATGGGAgatgcctaactttgttgaagaaaatgggaggtgcctaactttggactaaatcaacaacaagacatcttctttgtagtagttgaatgtcatctcttactataaatagaggcctccattcttcatttcaattacaccaaaataagagagaagcaatagaagttagagaaagtAATTCACAtattgtagtctgtgagataaatagtaagtgtgagtaatattgtagtgaagtattttaaataaagagtgttatttctttcaagattgtagtagtctcttgacactactaagttgtaatattatagtggttatattgctccgctcgggtattatattttatctattaaaatagttggtgtcgttgttactctcttgtgttattattatttatcgtggatattattcctgggcaggattattatttttcccaacaaagtggtatcagagccatggcaAATAATGGTATGCTGTCTTTTCAGTACccccgtctcacaaaagataattatgagaaatggtgtCTACGTATGAAAGCCATTCTTGGCTCTCAAGATGTGTGGAAAATCGTAGATAGAGGATATGCAAAATTCGATAATGAGGAAGCTCTGGctcaaaatgaaaaagatgtcttggcaaagataaggaagaaggatcaacaagcccACACGCTCATCCATCAATGTCTGGATAATGCCATGTTCGAGAAGGtggcagatgctaccacctcaaaggaagcttgggagattttacaaaattctcttcaaggagttgacaaggtgaggaaggtaaaacttcaaactttaagggttgattttgaagttttaaaaatgaaagaatccaAATGCATTtcagattattgttcaaaagtgaaggctgttgtaaatcaattaagaagatatGGGGATGACATAAAAGATGTCCATGTGGTAAAAAAGATCcttcgcactttaacacctaaatttgattttgtggtgtgtgctattgaggagtctaaagatttagactctatgatggTAGAGCAATTGGAGGGTTCTTTATAGCCCC
This sequence is a window from Nicotiana tomentosiformis chromosome 5, ASM39032v3, whole genome shotgun sequence. Protein-coding genes within it:
- the LOC138893148 gene encoding uncharacterized protein; translated protein: MANNGMLSFQYPRLTKDNYEKWCLRMKAILGSQDVWKIVDRGYAKFDNEEALAQNEKDVLAKIRKKDQQAHTLIHQCLDNAMFEKVADATTSKEAWEILQNSLQGVDKVRKVKLQTLRVDFEVLKMKESKCISDYCSKVKAVVNQLRRYGDDIKDVHVVKKILRTLTPKFDFVVCAIEESKDLDSMMVEQLEGSL